The following nucleotide sequence is from Cucumis melo cultivar AY chromosome 1, USDA_Cmelo_AY_1.0, whole genome shotgun sequence.
GCAGCAGCACGCTGTATCCTGATATGTGCTATTCTGCAATTTCGAAAAGTGAAGGGGCAATGTTGAAAGTGAAGAGTCAAAAGGATGTGATTGAAGTTTCGATTAATATTACGGTGAAAGCTGTGgaggaaaattattttagagTGAAGAAATTGTGTGGGTTGAAGAACATTAGTCATAGAGAGAAAATTGCTCTCCATGATTGTCTTGAGACCATTGATGAAACGCTTGATGAACTTCATAAAGCTATTGTGGATCTTAATGAATACCCAAATAAAAAGTCTCTTAACCAACATGCTGATGATCTCAAGACCTTGCTTAGTTCCGCTATTACTAATCAGGTAAccatttccttttttgtttttcaaaaccATATTTCTgttagttttttgttttcaaaatgtggggtttttactttttcatcaataaattagtaaatttataaacttgtttttaaaattcaaatagtCCACCAACAGTgctttatttactatttttaaaaattaattattttttaatttttaaatgcTGGCAAAGCAAGAAAAGAACATCATAAAGATAAAATTTAGAATCGAAATAATGTTTATGAACTTTAAACTAAAGAATGAGAATCGTAAATATACGAAAGTTTGAATCTTGTTACTAAAACACAAGTATATGTGAATTATTGTTTCCCATCTCAGCAATTATTTACTTCTCTATTTGGCCAACTTTCTTATTTTAGTATTTCAATGTCTTAAAAATACGTATACTTGTTTGGCCACATATACTTATCAAATGAAAGTCCTATAGATAAAAGAGATTCAAATCATATATCTGATATGTTTATTTCTCACTAATACATAGTTTAATGCTACAAAACAACAATTAACTTTACGAGCTTCAAAATCTGCACTCATTTGGATTACGataaacttaatttttctaTTCGTCACCCATAGGAAACGTGTCTCGATGGATTCTCCCACGACAATGCGGACAAAACCCTACGGGACAAGTTGAAAGCGGGGCAAATGGAAGTGGAACACATGTGCAGCAATGCGTTAGCCATGATCAAGAACATGACGGACACAGACATAGCCAATTACGAGGCTAAAATGGGAATAACCAAAAATAGAAAACTCATGGCGGAGGAGGAAGACAACAACAATAACGACGAAATCCAGTGGCCGGAGTGGCTTTCAGCCGGTGACCGACGACTACTGCAGTCGTCGTCCGTGACGCCGAATGTGGTGGTGGCGGCGGACGGTAGTGGAAACTTTCGAACGGTGGCAGCCGCCGTGGCGGCGGCGCCGGAGAAAAGTAGTAAGAGATATGTGATAAGAATTAAAGCTGGGGTTTATAGAGAGAATGTGGAAGTGCCGAAGAAGAAGACGAATATTATGTTTATGGGAGATGGAAGACGGAACACCATAATTACCGGTAGCCGGAATGTGGTCGACGGCAGCACCACTTTTAAGTCGGCGACCGTGGGTAAGTTcgttttaattattaatattttctttttttgcaatttttaattttaatttagacaAATTATGAAAAATTTATTTAGGCCGCCCGCCACACGCACGTGATTTAGTCTGTCTTGGCGATTTTTTTCGAAAATCCCCActgaaaaattatatatatatgagcaATAATTTCTTTGGTAGGACAatacaatattttatttctgtAAGATAGTAAATAATTATAACAATAATTTATATAACTTTCTACTTTGATTTATTTTAGTAATGATATTTTCGAAAGGTTTATTCTTTATCTTTATATATGTCTTTTGTGTAttaaaatttctaaaatgtgACTATTTTGGTATCTTTATATTTGGGGTCACTTTTTAAAAGTACAAAGTAAATTATACCcatctttaattttaaaaaagctAAAGTTAAAAATGCATGGATGAagatttatattttgaaaatgcaATAATAAAAATCATAACCATACAATATTTTGGATCTAAGATATTGATAAAAGTACTTTTAAGTTTTCCtttaatcttatgtttttttttattaaaaaaattttaaacataggaaaaatgaagaagaagacaatTATTCTTCATTGAGCTTAAGCAACTAATTTTCATCTTCTATAATTAAGGGAAACAAAGGAGGGGACAAAACATCCCTACTTATTGAGGGATTAAAAGAAAGATTACACTAGAAAGCAAGATTTGGAATGGCTACATTTAATTAATCACCTAAAAGGAATAAAAGCAGCACTTACTTATGAAGTTGGCCAAAAGTAATAAAAAATGGCAAagtattctttttaaaaaaattgatattttcagTGAACCCATCTcctctttttaaaaatataattgcaATAATAATAAGAGCGAGTTGATTCGTTTTGAAATTAATTTCATGAGTCTCTATAAATTTGTAATCgtttaaaattttgagaaaaagctgacaaataatatttaaaaattaagataaaaattaaaattttaaataaataattttcaaattgaatggttaaaaatgaaaaaattatcgtaaatataaaattattaaaattatttataaaatattacaaaggaaaccaaaatattattatttcaatttctTTTGTTTGGTGTTGTCCCCATCGTGGAAGAATCTCCTTGTTTCTCGTTGAAAGACACCTCCACCTAATGCACGGTGGTAGCGCACATGGGCAAAAGTTACTTTTGCCATTAAAATACTAATATTTCAAAAGacaaaaaaagttttaaaatttatctaTAAAATTATTGTTGTTGGAAATAGGTAGACGTTTTTGTTCTTGAGATGTTTATAGAAACTTCAATATTAGACTTTTGGGAAAACAGCTCACAAGTCCAACAAATTAGAATATTTCATCTAAACTAACTTTTATTATCAACATAAAAAAGTTTCTTTGAAATGACGTTTCAAAAGATTAcaatgttaaaaaaatatttgattatGATTGAGTAAATCTATGATTCTTTTTAGTGATTGTATGAGATTTTGtaccttaaatttttttttttttttttgtctaattCTATTATGTTTTTGACAGCTGCGGTAGGTGAAGGATTTTTAGCGCGTGATATCACGTTCCAAAACACCGCTGGTCCATCAAAGCACCAAGCGGTGGCTCTCCGTGTCGGAGCAGATCTCTCAGCCTTCTACCAATGCGACATGTTAGCTTACCAAGACACTCTCTACGTCCATTCCAACCGTCAATTCTACATCAACTGTCTCGTCTCCGGCACCGTCGATTTCATTTTCGGCAACGCCGCTGCCATTTTCCAAGACTGTGACATTCACGCTCGCAAACCAAATTCCGGTCAGAAAAACATGGTCACGGCTCAAGGTCGGTCCGACCCGAACCAAAACACCGGTATCGTTATCCAAAAATCACGAATCGGAGCAACGTCAGATCTCCGCCCGGTCCAGAAGAGTTTCCCGACTTTTCTAGGAAGGCCGTGGAAGGAATACTCTAGAACCGTGATTATGCAGTGTTCGATTAGCGACGTCATTGACCCGAAGGGATGGCATGAGTGGAGCGGTAGTTTTGCGCTTAACACGTTGTTTTATGGTGAGTATCAAAATACTGGACCGGGGGCTTCGACCGGAGGGAGGGTGACGTGGAAGGGGTTTAGGGTGATTAGGAGTGCCACGGAGGCGGAAGGTTTTACCGCGGGTAAATTTATTGGCGGTGGGAGTTGGTTGCGCTCTACGGGCTTTCCTTTCTCTTTAGGATTGTGAGGGtggtaattttatttttgtaatcgGCTATTCATTTGtggtaattttttttcttttaatcttttttagtTCTTATGTGTAATTTTCGAATTACACTTATTGGTGACAGTGTAAGTTTggtaaaaagtaataataattgCCAATGAAGAGCCTGTGTTCACATGTGAAGGAATTTGGTTTATTGCTTGCTTAATTACTCAAGGGTTACGTTTAACATTTTCCATATTctaaagaagataaaaaggtCTTTATATTACTAAATCTGcctaatgataataataataatacacaaAAGTTTAGTTGGTAAAATCTATGTATGGAGATGCAATTAGAGATGAGTTACAATAGTTTACTATACCCAACTGCGGTTGAAGTCCAACCACCCCTAAATTCTTATGTTTGTGTCTAATACCTAAGCTTGAGAAAGATACTTTTAGTTGGTGTtgtattgtttttattatttcactttattgtttaaaagattttgaaatggttttaattttagatttttaggGCTTATTTGGTAATGTTTtcgtttcttgtttctttttctaaaacatTAAGGAATCTATGGGAACGAAAAAATAGTTTTTCATCATTTAGATTTCCTTTCTCCCTTCATGGCTTCTCCATCTTCTCTCTTCCAAAAATGTTTCGTGACTTCTCCGTCTTCTCTCTTCTCCAGTAAAGTCTTATTTGGTGTTTTTCTTCATTCACCGACCAGGGCTCCATCTCTTCATTCACTTTCTTCAATCTCCTACCCATCCCATCTTTAAGCACCCTGATGACGGATCCATCATCTTCGACGATCCTCAGGTTGTACGACTTAATCGCAAAGAGTTGGACCGTGTAAAAAGAACATGTACGTTGTGAAATATATACCAATAACATATTGCACAATTCACAGTTATATGTTTAATGTAGGACATtgttaagaaaacaaaaaaaaaataagaaacagaaaacaataaacaattagtttttttcttcttcaagaaacaagaaacataaACCGTTATCGACCACATTCACGTTTTTTGttctaaaaaatgaataaacaagaaacaagaaacaagaaacaagaaatggAAAACATAAAACATGAAATGAGAATGTTATTAAACATACCCTTAATAACCAAAATCGTTGTATCATAAgtaattgtttaattttaaaagcgTATGAATTTATTATCAAATTTCGAGTCAaataagcttttttttttttatattcacaGTATAATAAAATAAGTCTCACTCATATTTTCATAATGCTATAATATTATTATGTAACAAGTTGTAGGGTAATTAATTACAGGCATGGCCATAGATTTGAATGTGTCTAATACATATCATTACATTACATGGTCAAAAACTATCAACCTACCAAATAGTCTTACTAGTAGTGGTTGTAGTAAATAAATTTCAATGGTCTAATGTCTTCAATAATgcatttataaataataatggtTGCTGCTTGGATTTCATATATGTTGGATGACCGTTTCAATAACTAAGTCAATACAACGAGCATATAGTtcaacaaaacacaaaaaaacaAGATCACACTCTTAATTAAAGTTTACCACTCTTCCATGTGAGGCTGGCGAATGAAGTTATTATAGACTGTGTCGACACTCATCTCTTGTTACATGTAATGTTTGGTGTTTCATAATTGTTTTTTGTGCTCATAAAGTTGTAAAGTTCTAGATTGGGTGCAACTCGATTATTTTTCGATATATAGCTATTCATTAGTTTTGTTGGATGGTAGTTTGTACCTTAATTATATtgacatttttcttttgaaactaCAAACAGGTaacgaaaatgaaaaacaaaccGATAGAGTACAATGAAGTTGTGGTAAAACCATAAAAAATATATGGAAAATAAAACTGCAAAACCACCCATAAAACACAGCGATAGTTACCATTACACCTTcgtaaaattgttttataattaaaaatttaagggTATAACAGTAACTTTTTAATTTACGGTTAAAAGAAAAACGGGTCAAATGTAAACAAATGGCCCACATTTTAGCAAAAAGCATGGGACCCATATATTTAGCTATCGGAGGGTCCCGGTCCGATCTAAAAACTACACTCACATGCTTAATGCATTGAATAATCTTTATGGATTCTAATAATTGTACATTTTTCTCCTTCCGTTTACATTAATATTTGAAATGAGACATAACTtagtcggtgtttttttatgttAACTAATAATATCGATCTAgcaaaacattttaaaaaagaaaatcaagtataatgaattttgttttatagaatataaatagtttatcaatttttttttatattttaaataatccaTTTCCAAAACTTATCAATATTGGTGTTTATGGATAACTATTTCCGAACGAGacatttaaccttttaaaattttgaatttaaaagaaaagtagTACTTTACGATGTTTTTTTCAATCCACCAATATAAAAGTATTATGATTATAAATCGTCCTTTTACACATGAGAGTGTTAGATTGATTTTAAATCTAATATTATACTTAAAATGACTTATATCGTTTTATCTTTTGGACATATTATTGCACTGGAATAATTTAAGTAAGAGATAATTCTTAAATCAATTAAAAGATAATTTTATAACTAAACCATGACGAGAGGTGTCTACATAATTAAAAGACTCTATTAGTTGTCTCTCTGTCTCATTAGGGAGTCCTTGAATAATTATAACAATTATGAGATGAGGATTATGTTTCTTTTATCTGTTAATTTGGTGTTGAGATCTAAATTATTTTATGAATCTAAAAACAACAGAATCAATATGGGGCTAGATGATGCGAAGATAGGGAGGGAAAAAGTTGGGGTAGGGACTCAGAGAGTACGTACAAGAAGAGAGGAAACTTTTCGCCTcgttttttttgtttgttaaattaCAAAACTTATTAGGAAGTGTTTGTCCTAAACTTTATAAAACGATTAATAATTCACCTGCTTTATTACGAAGTAGTACCAAAATAAAAATGACGGAAAACGAACTTAACCTTCATGCAACAACAATGAACTTGTCATTTTATGAAAGAAATGAcatgaaaaacaaagaaaatgacGTTCATTTTGTGTCTATCACTTAAACTCTATTGTCTATCTTCAAACAGACGATTAAAgtaagttttttaaaaagtagATGAACTTTACCTTTCATAACCGCTTATGTcttttatttatgaaagattTAGATAGAAGACTTACTCTACACATTAATTTACACAAATGTCTCAAAATTTTATTagtctttgaaaattttaatgaCCGTTTTATCCCTcacattaattataaatattatatatattcgaaattatataataatatatgtcATAAGAAAAACAACGAAAaagtaattttgattataatattaacATAATAAAACTAACCACATTATATATTTACATAGGATATCTAATAAATACAAATCTTAAATAAATGTAATGAtccacttttttattttatttttctattttttaatttattattaataataaagatagATAGTTTGTTCTTTTGGATTTACACTTTTATTCGAATATGAATTAAAATGTATGGTTTGGACTTTGGTCCGTTGAATAGGCTAGTGGGCTGGGTTCAACATAAACCTCGAAGGCCGAAGTGAGCCTATTAGGCTTCTCGGCCCAATTTCTTCTCTCGCCTTCCCTTTTGTAGTTTCTTTTGGCCCACTTCTCATCATTGCCCTTGGACCCTTGGTAGTAGCGTACCTTTCATATCTAAGAGCacattatataaatttttaggAATAAAAAGTGGAAAGTTGACACAAGATGAAAAGGAAATTAACAAATCATACAGTTCTGTTAGTGTCTAATGATAATCTGAATAGGCAACTTCtaaattaataagaaaacaaagtatatattttaataattagaTAAATTATCCCTTCACAATATAGGGTAAACAAACACGTGGCACTAATTGAATGGTgtggatttaaaaataataataacaattacaaatatttaattcgtaaagaaaatctaaaaaagTAGCTTCGAGGCGCCGTATTCAAATTTGGCTCCAACAAAGCAATAAATAATTTGGCATGGAATTTTTCGATAGTCGCGTGACTTGTTGCCCAAGTCATAGACCACAACCCCTTGTAAAATGTCAACTTTGCCCTTCCACTCAAAATAGATcttagttaaaagaaaaaaaaaaaaaaacactaaactaaaataaaatcaattagttttttcaaaaataaaaaataccgacaaactatttatatcttatagattaaaataatatttatttcaaacaaaaatagaaactatatattaaaaaaatgtcaCCTTCCCTAAGGGCTTcattatcaaaagaaaagaaaagaaaaaaacagttGACAAAATTGTATTGAGTTTAATTAATCATTATTGCTAGTGAATGCatactaaatatatataaataaaatataacacAATTTTCTACAAACATTTAAGTATTtgtttggattttctcataaaattgttgaaatgttcgttatatttgtaattatcttattaaaattgttatatttgaacataattcttttaaaaatttgtctttatttttaaatataaaattagataataaaacataaaattaaacgtgaaaaaatattttataaatttaattttttttaaaaaaaacaaaaatattttgatatcctataatttaaaaatgaatttaattagACGAAAATAATATGTGACGCttgcaaatataataaataaatttaaagtattaacaaaaaaaaaaatgcaaatgaCAAAAGTTTATGATTGTTATATATCAATGATTAAATGCGTTGGTATACCATTGTAATTACCTATTTGTAATTCTCTAAAAACACTATTATGCCcttaattattgttattaaagTAGTAGGCCCTCCAATTTGACGATTTTTTATGGTCAaattttatttgagaaaaagagaggaaaaaacagaacaaaaaagatgaaagaaaacGAAAAACCGGCGTTCGCTTCGCGCCTCAGTTGATGTTGGAGAAATGGAAAACTGCCATTACAAATTCGAGATTCTAAAATCAGAGCGATGGCGTGTGGTATGGAAGAAACTGGAATGGGCATCAATGGCGGAATGGAAGAAGAGAATGATGAGAAGAAGAACCGTTGCTTTTCCATCTGGGAATTAGATGCAATCTCCATATTAACGTTGCAATCCATGTGCGGCTCAAACATGACTTCGTCAGCTTCGACAGTGACAAAAGCATACGCGTGTACCTTATGGAGGAACCTTCCTTTTCTTCCGCCTTTATAAATTTCGACGCGGAAGTTCGAGCTCTGTAATTTTCAACCATTTTTGTACTTTCTCTTCACCTACAGCACTAACTCCTCTTACGTTTCTTCTTCGTTCTTGTTCATGGCACCTACTTCCAACGATTCCCTTCCGGTTTCCATTCACAACATCAATCCGAAGGTTCAGCTCGCATATTCATTTCGTTctgttctttcttttctttttacagCTAAATCGTTGTCGTTATTTTAGATCATCACGATCTGTTTTGTTCTGTACTTGCGCTTCCTGAACTGAAGTCTGGACCACGTTCGGGATTTTgtcctttttccttctttttggtGAATCGATCAGTtttgtgttgtttttttttttttttatgagagCGAATCCGTTTTCTTATGGCTGTGGTGTGGCCATCTTAATTCATTTGGTTGATTATTGGCGATGGGTTTTTACACGTACTCAAGTGGCTGTAGGATTTGATGGAAAATGACAACTCCTAGATGTTTTGAGATTTGATTCGTCCACTTTCTGGTTTACAATCCGTTGAACTGTGTTCCCTTGCTGCTTTCATGACTGTTTGTTCCACCCTGTTGTTTTTCTACAGTGCCAAAAG
It contains:
- the LOC103500802 gene encoding pectinesterase-like encodes the protein MKETDAMEQPIAAGAGISNSSDLKKNKKASKKLLILTLSSTLLIVGAVIGIVAGTTKSSKDSGKSHAIVKSTCSSTLYPDMCYSAISKSEGAMLKVKSQKDVIEVSINITVKAVEENYFRVKKLCGLKNISHREKIALHDCLETIDETLDELHKAIVDLNEYPNKKSLNQHADDLKTLLSSAITNQETCLDGFSHDNADKTLRDKLKAGQMEVEHMCSNALAMIKNMTDTDIANYEAKMGITKNRKLMAEEEDNNNNDEIQWPEWLSAGDRRLLQSSSVTPNVVVAADGSGNFRTVAAAVAAAPEKSSKRYVIRIKAGVYRENVEVPKKKTNIMFMGDGRRNTIITGSRNVVDGSTTFKSATVAAVGEGFLARDITFQNTAGPSKHQAVALRVGADLSAFYQCDMLAYQDTLYVHSNRQFYINCLVSGTVDFIFGNAAAIFQDCDIHARKPNSGQKNMVTAQGRSDPNQNTGIVIQKSRIGATSDLRPVQKSFPTFLGRPWKEYSRTVIMQCSISDVIDPKGWHEWSGSFALNTLFYGEYQNTGPGASTGGRVTWKGFRVIRSATEAEGFTAGKFIGGGSWLRSTGFPFSLGL